The region TGTGTTTTTGCTTGAACTATTTTAACTCCGGCGGGTGGAAGATTTTCAGCTTCCCTGTCAGAGACACTAATCATAGGAGACAGTTCAATGAAAAAAGTAGAAGTTAAAGGTATGAGCTGCATGCACTGCGTAAATTCCGTTGAGAAGGCTCTGAGCTCTGTTGAAGGCGTTACTGATGTCAAGGTCAGCCTTGACGATGCATGCGCTACCTATGAAGAAACTACCCCGGTTGATGATGCCAAGATTAAGGAAATCATAACCAAAATTGGTTTTGAGGCCGGCGAAGTTAAGTAATTATTAGTTGTAATAGAATTATGCAGAAAGCCCCGTACTTTTAAGTGCGGGGCTTTTTTCTTAAAAGTCATCTGGCAATTCATAATCTTTTTTCTCCGGTACATAACAATAAACACAGCGATTTTTCTGAACAAAAAGGCGGGCCAGGATCATTCCGGCCACAAAACCGCCGACATGAGCGGCCCATGCTACCTTTTGCGTTCCTGCACCAAAATGGTCTGCTACACCTGTAAAAATCTGGAGAATGAACCAGAGTCCTAAAAAAAGTGAGGCTGGAATCTTAAAGAAAAAGGGGATGATGATAACCGGGAAGAGTGTCAGCACCTGACCGTGCGGATAAAGAAGCATATATGCTCCCATAATTCCGGCTACAGCTCCGGAGGCGCCTATTACAGGAGCACTGGCTGACGGATTGATAGCCATCTGTATACCTATCGCGATGAGGCCGCAGACCAGATAGAACACGATAAATCTTCCGTGCCCCATGGCATCCTCGATATTATCCGCGAAAATCCAGAGCATCCACATATTTAAGATAATATGCAGCCAGCCGCTGTGCAGAAACATGTAGGAGAAAAACGGCAGGATCAGAGCGTCTGGGTAGCCTGAAGCCACTGCCCATTCCGGATGGAAAAATCTGGCCGGGACTACTCCAAGCAAATGAAAAAGCGCAAGCCGTCCCTGGGGAGTAAGTAGTTGCTCGAAGATGAAAACCGCGATGTTTAAAATTATTATCCCTCGCAAAACATAG is a window of Maridesulfovibrio sp. DNA encoding:
- a CDS encoding heavy metal-associated domain-containing protein, coding for MKKVEVKGMSCMHCVNSVEKALSSVEGVTDVKVSLDDACATYEETTPVDDAKIKEIITKIGFEAGEVK
- a CDS encoding rhomboid family intramembrane serine protease codes for the protein MIPIRDNVPCLTTPYVLRGIIILNIAVFIFEQLLTPQGRLALFHLLGVVPARFFHPEWAVASGYPDALILPFFSYMFLHSGWLHIILNMWMLWIFADNIEDAMGHGRFIVFYLVCGLIAIGIQMAINPSASAPVIGASGAVAGIMGAYMLLYPHGQVLTLFPVIIIPFFFKIPASLFLGLWFILQIFTGVADHFGAGTQKVAWAAHVGGFVAGMILARLFVQKNRCVYCYVPEKKDYELPDDF